From one Sparus aurata chromosome 16, fSpaAur1.1, whole genome shotgun sequence genomic stretch:
- the htr1d gene encoding 5-hydroxytryptamine receptor 1D — MELDNSSLDYFTSNFTEIPDTTTTPPWSEATLLGFQISLSVVLALVTLATVLSNAFVIATIFLTRKLHTPANFLIGSLAVTDLLVSILVMPISILYTVSKTWSLGQIVCDIWLSSDITFCTASILHLCVIALDRYWAITDALEYSKRRTMRRAAVMVGVVWVISISISMPPLFWRQAKAHEELTECMVNTDQISYTLYSTFGAFYVPTVLLIILYGRIYVAARSRIFKTPSSSGKRFTTAQLIQTSAGSSLCSLNSASIQEAHLHSGTAGGGGGGGGSPLFMNSVKVKLADSVLERKRLCAARERKATKTLGIILGAFIVCWLPFFVGTLVMAICKECWFDPVLFDIFTWLGYLNSLINPVIYTAFNDEFKQAFQKLMKFRRCF; from the coding sequence ATGGAGCTGGATAACAGCTCGTTGGACTATTTTACCAGCAACTTCACAGAAATTCCTGACACCACCACAACGCCGCCATGGAGCGAGGCCACCCTGCTCGGCTTCCAGATCTCCCTGTCTGTGGTGTTAGCTCTCGTCACGCTGGCCACCGTGCTTTCGAACGCCTTCGTCATCGCCACCATCTTTCTGACCAGGAAGCTCCACACGCCCGCTAACTTCCTGATCGGCTCCCTCGCCGTCACAGACCTGCTGGTGTCTATTTTGGTCATGCCCATCAGCATCCTCTACACCGTCAGTAAGACGTGGTCGCTGGGGCAGATTGTTTGCGACATCTGGCTGTCGTCTGATATCACCTTCTGTACGGCCTCCATCTTGCACCTGTGTGTGATCGCGCTGGACCGCTACTGGGCCATCACGGACGCGCTGGAGTACTCGAAACGACGCACCATGCGCCGGGCCGCGGTCATGGTCGGGGTGGTGTGGGTGATCTCCATATCGATTTCCATGCCTCCACTCTTCTGGCGACAGGCCAAAGCCCACGAGGAGCTGACAGAGTGCATGGTGAACACGGATCAGATCTCTTACACCCTATACTCCACCTTCGGCGCCTTCTACGTCCCCACAGTGCTTCTCATCATCCTCTACGGACGGATCTATGTTGCCGCCCGCTCCAGAATCTTTAAGACGCCATCGTCCTCGGGGAAGCGTTTCACCACGGCGCAGCTCATCCAGACCTCGGCAGGCTCCTCACTCTGTTCTCTCAATTCCGCCTCCATCCAGGAAGCACACCTACACTCTGGCACCgcgggaggtggaggaggagggggaggatcGCCTCTGTTCATGAACAGTGTGAAAGTGAAGCTGGCAGACAGCGTGCTGGAGAGGAAACGTCTGTGTGCTGCCCGGGAGAGGAAAGCAACCAAGACACTGGGCATCATCCTGGGCGCATTCATCGTCTGTTGGCTCCCGTTCTTTGTCGGCACGCTGGTCATGGCCATATGTAAGGAGTGCTGGTTTGATCCAGTGCTTTTTGATATATTTACCTGGCTGGGATACCTGAACTCCCTCATCAATCCCGTCATCTACACGGCGTTCAACGACGAGTTCAAACAGGCATTCCAAAAACTGATGAAATTCAGACGATGCTTCTGA